A single Lactuca sativa cultivar Salinas chromosome 8, Lsat_Salinas_v11, whole genome shotgun sequence DNA region contains:
- the LOC122194393 gene encoding heavy metal-associated isoprenylated plant protein 9, whose protein sequence is MCSAMSMFCFLRIITHRPSLRFSNHFLYISLFSFSHSLSLSLSLSLSLSLSLSLSVLRTMGEEQKVEEQKVEEPKPEEKKEENAEEKPPAEEKKEEEPKPPAPFVLFIDLHCVGCAKKIEKSLLRIPGVVGLDIDMGKNQVTIKGVVEPQAVCDKITKKTKRTAKVLSPLPANEGDPIPQVVASEVPGLITVELNVNMHCEACALQLKRKILRMKGVRTVETEVGSSKVMVTGSMDGEKLVEYVYRRTKKQAKIVPQPEPPAAEPAPEAAEKPKEEEAAAKPEEKPAEEAKPEEKPPEEEKKEGGGGGGADGEKEEGKKDGGEKMELVDMQRVMYYHQYPPLYVMERIPPPQLFSDENPNACCIS, encoded by the exons ATGTGCTCTGCCATGTCAATGTTTTGCTTTTTGAGGATAATAACTCACCGTCCATCCTTAAGATTCTCAAATCATTTCTTATATATTTCTCTGTTTTCTTTCTctcattcactctctctctctctctctctctctctctctctctctctctctctctctctctctgtattaAGGACGATGGGTGAAGAACAGAAAGTG GAAGAACAGAAGGTAGAAGAACCAAAACCAgaggaaaagaaagaagaaaatgcCGAGGAGAAACCTCCAGCTGAagagaaaaaagaagaagaaccAAAACCACCAGCTCCCTTTGTGTTGTTTATTGATTTGCATTGTGTTGGATGTGCCAAAAAGATTGAGAAATCCCTCTTGAGAATTCcag GAGTTGTAGGGTTGGACATCGACATGGGGAAGAACCAAGTGACGATAAAAGGAGTGGTGGAACCGCAAGCAGTGTGTGATAAAATaaccaagaaaacaaaaagaaccGCCAAAGTTTTGTCTCCTCTTCCTGCTAACGAAGGTGATCCCATTCCTCAAGTCGTTGCCTCTGAAGTCCCTGGATTAATTACAGTCGAGTTGAATGTCAACATGCATTGTGAAGCATGTGCTCTGCAACTCAAACGCAAGATCCTCCGAATGAAAG GGGTGAGAACAGTGGAAACAGAAGTGGGTTCAAGTAAAGTGATGGTCACAGGAAGTATGGATGGTGAGAAGCTGGTGGAGTATGTGTATAGGCGTACAAAAAAGCAAGCAAAGATCGTGCCACAACCAGAGCCGCCAGCGGCGGAACCAGCACCGGAAGCAGCTGAGAAGCCCAAAGAAGAAGAGGCTGCAGCAAAACCTGAGGAGAAACCAGCGGAAGAAGCAAAACCAGAAGAGAAACCAccagaagaagaaaagaaggaaggtggtggtggtggtggtgctgatgGAGAGAAGGAGGAGGGGAAGAAGGATGGAGGAGAGAAGATGGAGTTGGTTGACATGCAAAGGGTGATGTATTATCATCAGTATCCGCCGTTGTATGTGATGGAAAGAATCCCACCACCGCAACTCTTCTCAGACGAGAATCCAAATGCATGCTGCATCTCTTGA
- the LOC111903415 gene encoding protein FAR1-RELATED SEQUENCE 5-like: MSNCFDYSSDDTEDDDQYGEEEINCDEYDDDDFYNSDDQYSGRNQLSDYASEGTNRTDSEEESFNSNVVDSPGGKTKLWKPIVPNDFMPDVDAIYQPLEEAVEMYKLYADKAGFGVRLNTIMRFGDKTIKKRYVVCNKMGKIPNKSTDTLDPEGSGRNKRNSNFKITDCKTLIKFERLHMQTNACKIYEFEENHNHPLETKEERRYSKRARRLSYKDKEFIVRSSTSNIGATKAHKLQASLQGGYENVGPEAIDYKNFRRKVGNIIGDKDAQLVVDKMNMRKDELHNYTFEYKCVDSVLNAMFWADETDKLYYKEFGDVISFDATFRTNKYGMIFVPFTAIDNHKRSINIGAGLLSNESIESYCWLLEAFLKAHVKHPQLVLTDQDPAILQVIEAIFPTSNHRLCMWHIMKKLQAKVSANFLKNTDFRKRFTKLVWNVYIEPEVFESRWKLLMRKFKLQDKRWFKDMYRDQKLWIPAYFKDMPLHGLMKTTSRSESVNSFFNKYSNSGNLLIYFMMNYDTAIGKQRNAQQKLEHDTKNAKHEMTLPSGLLEHAAAVYTKNIFYEVKKEIFKAA, translated from the exons ATGTCAAACTGTTTTGATTACAGTAGCGATGATACAGAAGATGATGATCAATATGGCGAAGAAGAAATCAACTGTGATGAATATGATGACGACGATTTCTATAATTCGGATGATCAATACAGTGGAAGAAATCAATTATCTGATTATGCGAGTGAAG GTACAAATCGAACTGATTCTGAAGAGGAATCATTCAATAGTAATGTTGTTGACTCGCCTGGTGGGAAAACCAAGTTGTGGAAACCTATTGTTCCTAACGATTTTATGCCAGATGTAGATGCTATATATCAACCATTAGAGGAGGCGGTTGAAATGTATAAATTATATGCAGATAAAGCAGGTTTTGGTGTCAGGTTAAATACAATAATGAGGTTTGGTGACAAAACCATTAAAAAAAGGTATGTAGTGTGCAACAAAATGGGTAAAATACCTAACAAATCAACTGACACTTTGGATCCTGAGGGAAGTGGAAGGAATAAACGAAACTCAAACTTCAAAATTACGGACTGCAAGACATTGATAAAGTTTGAAAGGTTACATATGCAAACTAATGCTTGTAAAATATATGAGTTTGAAGAGAATCACAACCACCCCCTAGAGactaaagaagaaagacggtatTCCAAACGTGCACGACGACTTAGTTATAAAGACAAGGAGTTTATAGTGCGTTCTTCAACATCTAACATTGGTGCAACAAAGGCACATAAGTTACAAGCTAGTTTGCAAGGAGGTTATGAAAACGTTGGCCCTGAAGCAATTGATTATAAAAATTTTAGAAGGAAGGTGGGAAACATTATAGGTGACAAGGATGCACAGCTGGTTGTTGACAAAATGAACATGAGGAAAGATGAGTTACATAATTACACATTTGAGTATAAATGTGTTGATAGTGTGTTAAACGCAATGTTTTGGGCGGATGAAACCGATAAGTTATATTACAAGGAGTTTGGAGATGTGATATCATTTGATGCTACATTCCGAACAAATAA GTATGGAATGATTTTTGTGCCGTTTACAGCCATTGATAACCACAAACGTTCAATAAACATTGGGGCAGGTTTGTTAAGCAACGAGTCAATAGAATCTTATTGTTGGTTGCTCGAAGCTTTTTTGAAAGCACATGTAAAACACCCTCAATTAGTGTTAACAGACCAAGATCCAGCAATTCTACAGGTCATTGAAGCAATATTTCCTACTTCTAATCATCGTTTATGTATGTGGCACATTATGAAAAAACTACAAGCCAAG gtTTCAGCCAATTTTTTGAAAAACACTGATTTTCGAAAGCGTTTTACGAAGCTTGTTTGGAATGTCTATATCGAGCCTGAAGTGTTTGAATCAAGGTGGAAATTGCTTATGAGAAAATTCAAACTACAGGACAAAAGATGGTTCAAAGACATGTACAGGGATCAAAAACTTTGGATTCCAGCCTATTTTAAAGACATGCCACTACACGGTCTGATGAAAACTACTTCAAGGTCTGAAAGCGTGAactcattttttaataaatactCCAACTCTGGTAATTTGCTTATCTATTTCATGATGAACTACGACACCGCAATTGGAAAGCAACGAAATGCTCAACAGAAACTAGAACATGATACAAAAAATGCAAAGCATGAAATGACGCTTCCAAGTGGCTTACTAGAACATGCAGCTGCGGTTTACACTAAAAATATTTTCTATGAGGTCAAAAAGGAAATATTTAAAGCAGCCTAG
- the LOC122195334 gene encoding uncharacterized protein LOC122195334: protein MKHVAMETEDDTFKLLTEAYINIEYWLDHFKRSKEKLLEFVEKTRTLKQAAMEFGSSNQTSSDNDEEEIIRMLGIRSIPDEINIHPPASIRTKGSGTKKRMVSAIEKAVAAVKKKTRMCIGCNQYVNHNWRTCKVRLARESKAA from the coding sequence ATGAAACATGTTGCCATGGAAACAGAAGATGACACCTTTAAACTTCTAACAGAGGCATACATCAATATTGAATACTGGTTAGATCATTTCAAAAGAAGCAAAGAGAAATTGTTGGAATTTGTTGAAAAAACACGTACGTTGAAGCAGGCAGCAATGGAGTTTGGCAGTTCAAACCAAACATCATCTGATAACGATGAAGAAGAAATTATTCGGATGCTTGGAATACGCAGCATTCCTGATGAAATAAATATCCATCCACCTGCATCTATACGTACCAAAGGTAGTGGAACTAAGAAAAGAATGGTTAGTGCTATTGAGAAAGCCGTTGCAGCTGTAAAGAAAAAAACCAGAATGTGCATAGGTTGCAATCAATATGTTAACCATAATTGGAGGACTTGCAAAGTAAGACTTGCACGAGAGTCAAAAGCAGCTTAA